One Porphyromonas pogonae genomic region harbors:
- a CDS encoding PASTA domain-containing protein: protein MENKKKSRIQGLKNSSFYTKHPIIGNILLMILLSFIIIFIVMFGLDFYTRHNSIIQVPDVKGKMTADAARILEGAGLRYEVVDSIYSDEYRKGAVVDVSPQPGHKVKPGRIVFLTINATSLQRKALPNILDMSGRQAITLLNSIGFSNVTVQIIPGEFLDLAKGVRTPSGKMLKAGDMVPIKEQLTLLVVGNVADTTAIQGNYADTLGVSEKDSLFKANADSISKSKPKKKKDENENWW, encoded by the coding sequence ATGGAGAATAAGAAAAAATCAAGAATACAAGGGCTAAAGAACAGCTCGTTTTATACTAAACATCCTATTATTGGCAATATACTGCTGATGATATTACTCTCTTTCATCATTATTTTCATAGTCATGTTTGGTCTCGATTTTTATACTCGTCACAACTCCATTATACAGGTGCCGGATGTCAAAGGTAAGATGACGGCTGATGCAGCTCGAATACTCGAAGGCGCAGGCTTGCGATATGAAGTTGTGGATTCCATTTATTCCGACGAGTACCGTAAAGGTGCAGTTGTAGATGTGTCTCCTCAGCCGGGACATAAAGTGAAACCGGGACGTATCGTTTTTCTCACTATCAATGCAACTTCTCTTCAAAGAAAAGCTCTGCCCAACATTCTTGATATGTCTGGTAGACAAGCCATTACTTTGCTCAATAGTATAGGGTTCAGCAATGTGACAGTACAGATAATCCCCGGCGAATTTTTGGATTTGGCCAAGGGGGTGCGTACGCCGTCGGGCAAAATGCTCAAGGCCGGTGATATGGTGCCTATAAAAGAGCAACTAACCCTTTTGGTCGTAGGTAATGTAGCGGATACTACTGCTATTCAAGGTAACTATGCCGATACCCTTGGGGTAAGCGAAAAAGATAGTTTGTTCAAAGCTAATGCCGACAGCATAAGTAAATCCAAACCCAAGAAAAAGAAGGACGAAAACGAGAACTGGTGGTAA
- the lptB gene encoding LPS export ABC transporter ATP-binding protein, translated as MILRTEDLVKRYRNRTVVNHVSIEVEQGEIVGLLGPNGAGKTTTFYMTVGLVVPNEGRIFLDGNNITEYPVYKRAKAGIGYLPQEASIFRKMSVEDNILSVLEMTPRTKEQQHERLEELIGEFHLEKVRKNLGDRLSGGERRRAEIARCLAIDPKFIMLDEPFAGVDPIAVQDIQFIVAKLKHKNIGILITDHNVYETLSITDRAYLLFEGKVLFQGTAEQLAENEIVREKYLGKDFQLRRKTFTE; from the coding sequence ATGATACTAAGAACAGAGGATTTAGTAAAAAGATATCGCAACCGCACGGTGGTAAACCATGTCTCTATCGAGGTAGAACAAGGCGAGATTGTAGGATTACTGGGGCCTAACGGTGCCGGGAAGACTACAACTTTTTATATGACCGTAGGCTTGGTAGTGCCCAATGAAGGGCGCATTTTTCTTGACGGCAATAATATTACAGAATACCCTGTGTACAAAAGAGCCAAGGCAGGTATAGGTTATTTGCCTCAGGAAGCATCAATATTCAGGAAGATGTCTGTGGAAGATAATATTCTCTCCGTATTGGAGATGACTCCCCGGACCAAAGAGCAGCAACACGAACGGCTGGAAGAACTCATCGGAGAGTTTCACCTCGAAAAGGTAAGAAAAAACTTGGGTGACAGACTTTCCGGAGGTGAAAGACGCCGAGCCGAAATTGCTCGATGTCTGGCTATCGACCCTAAGTTTATCATGTTGGATGAGCCTTTTGCAGGAGTCGATCCCATAGCTGTACAAGATATTCAGTTTATTGTGGCCAAACTGAAACATAAAAACATCGGTATCCTCATTACAGATCACAATGTTTACGAAACTCTCAGCATTACAGACAGAGCTTACTTACTCTTCGAAGGCAAGGTACTTTTCCAAGGAACTGCTGAGCAGTTGGCTGAAAATGAAATCGTTCGAGAGAAGTATCTTGGTAAAGATTTTCAACTCCGAAGAAAAACATTTACCGAGTAG
- a CDS encoding RluA family pseudouridine synthase gives MIEDPDLEYEEDFPDEDLASEVAIDDADFDQGSGDKLYEHYRVVADAGQSLIRIDKYLVDRMTHTTRNRIQQAAEAGFIFVNDKPVKSNYRVKPRDVITLQLRRPKHELKIIPEDIPLNIIYEDHDLLVINKPAGLVVHPGHGNYTGTLVNALAFYLKDDPQYDPDDARVGLVHRIDKDTSGLLVVAKNPETKADLSRQFFYKTTHRSYRALVWGRFDENEGTVEGNIGRDPKDRLLMTVFPPLSPMGKSAVTHYRVLEELAFVSWIECRLETGRTHQIRAHMKYIGHVLFGDQRYGGDKILRGNTFVKYQQFVRNCLEICPRQALHAKTLGFKHPKTGEELMFDSELPEDLTILLDKWRAYATQLDNE, from the coding sequence ATGATTGAAGACCCGGACTTGGAATATGAAGAGGATTTCCCGGACGAAGACCTAGCCTCTGAAGTGGCTATTGATGATGCCGACTTTGATCAAGGTTCAGGTGATAAATTATATGAACATTACCGGGTAGTGGCAGATGCAGGCCAGTCGCTCATACGCATCGACAAATATCTTGTCGATCGCATGACACATACTACTCGCAATAGGATTCAACAAGCTGCCGAGGCGGGTTTTATCTTTGTCAATGACAAGCCTGTCAAGAGCAATTACAGAGTCAAGCCCAGAGACGTTATCACTTTGCAACTGAGACGTCCCAAACACGAACTCAAGATTATCCCTGAAGATATTCCCCTCAATATTATCTATGAGGATCATGATCTCTTGGTGATTAATAAACCTGCAGGTTTGGTAGTACATCCCGGTCATGGCAATTACACCGGTACGCTGGTCAATGCCCTTGCTTTTTATCTCAAAGACGATCCGCAATATGATCCCGATGATGCGCGTGTAGGTCTTGTACATCGTATTGACAAGGATACAAGTGGGCTTCTTGTTGTGGCCAAGAATCCGGAAACAAAAGCCGATCTGAGTCGTCAGTTTTTTTACAAAACTACGCATCGCTCATATAGAGCATTGGTGTGGGGTCGTTTTGATGAAAACGAAGGCACTGTAGAAGGCAATATAGGGCGTGATCCTAAGGATCGCTTGCTCATGACTGTGTTCCCCCCATTGAGTCCTATGGGCAAATCTGCCGTCACACATTACCGTGTTTTGGAAGAACTTGCTTTTGTGTCGTGGATAGAGTGTAGGCTTGAGACGGGACGTACGCATCAGATTAGAGCACATATGAAGTATATTGGTCATGTTTTATTCGGTGACCAAAGATACGGAGGAGATAAAATATTGCGAGGTAATACTTTTGTCAAGTATCAGCAGTTTGTACGCAATTGCCTGGAGATTTGTCCACGTCAGGCTTTGCATGCCAAGACTCTTGGTTTCAAGCATCCGAAAACGGGAGAAGAGTTGATGTTCGACTCCGAACTTCCCGAGGATCTTACCATTCTTTTAGATAAATGGAGGGCTTATGCCACTCAATTAGATAATGAATAA
- a CDS encoding MlaE family ABC transporter permease — MLTSALATLGDYTLLMKRTFAKPGKHIMFYRQLVKEMYGLGLDSLPIVLIISFFIGTVITIQLSINMTNPLIPRFTIGYSAREIILLEFSSTIMCLILAGKVGSSIASELGTMRVTEQVDAMEIMGVNSANFLILPKIMGLMLFIPVLSIISMGIGISGGYVASMLVDNLPPESYVFGIQFGFKPRFILHSIVKSLVYAFIISSVSSYYGYTVKGGALDVGTASTNAVVKSSVLILFFDVILTNLLLV, encoded by the coding sequence ATGTTAACAAGCGCATTAGCAACTTTGGGTGATTATACCCTCCTGATGAAACGGACTTTTGCAAAGCCCGGGAAGCATATCATGTTTTATAGACAGCTGGTAAAAGAGATGTACGGGTTGGGTTTGGACTCACTCCCTATTGTGCTTATCATATCTTTCTTTATAGGCACTGTAATCACCATACAGCTTTCCATAAATATGACTAACCCGTTGATCCCCCGCTTTACCATAGGGTATTCGGCCAGGGAGATCATATTGCTTGAGTTCTCATCTACTATCATGTGTCTTATCCTTGCGGGTAAGGTAGGCTCCAGCATTGCTTCCGAATTGGGGACTATGCGTGTTACAGAACAAGTAGATGCCATGGAAATTATGGGAGTGAACTCAGCAAACTTTCTGATACTGCCCAAGATCATGGGACTTATGCTTTTTATTCCTGTACTGAGTATTATCTCTATGGGGATAGGTATATCCGGCGGATATGTAGCCTCTATGTTGGTCGATAATTTGCCTCCGGAGTCTTATGTGTTTGGGATTCAGTTCGGATTCAAACCCCGTTTTATCTTACACTCCATTGTAAAATCACTGGTATATGCCTTCATTATATCATCTGTGTCCAGCTATTATGGCTATACCGTAAAAGGAGGAGCATTAGATGTGGGTACTGCCAGTACTAATGCTGTGGTGAAGAGTAGTGTGCTCATCCTATTCTTTGATGTGATACTCACCAATTTGCTCCTTGTATAA
- a CDS encoding D-alanine--D-alanine ligase, protein MSNKLLNVAIVAGGYSGEYEVSLRSASGIMSWMDADLFSPYLVIIKRDEWQVALPDGAVVPVCRDDFSFLDTSGQHIKFDYAFITIHGTPGENGLLQGYLDMLGVPYNTGDVLVESLTFNKFVCNKFLSTFPGIRVARAYRLAHGDTIPSTSDIVSDLGLPLFIKPNVGGSSVATTKVKDEEGIMPAIQSAFEEGNEVMVESFIKGTEVTCGCYALGGEIHPLPVTEVVTHNEFFDFNAKYNGQVEEITPARISAELTQSIQSLTAQIYHHLRTKGIIRVDFIIEPDGIPTLLEVNTTPGMTPTSFLPQQVVAAGLEMKTLLSDIIMDQK, encoded by the coding sequence ATGAGTAATAAATTATTGAATGTTGCTATTGTAGCCGGAGGATACTCCGGTGAGTACGAAGTGTCTTTGAGAAGTGCTTCCGGTATCATGTCATGGATGGATGCCGATTTATTCAGTCCATACCTTGTGATTATTAAGAGAGATGAGTGGCAAGTTGCGCTCCCGGATGGAGCTGTAGTGCCGGTATGTCGCGATGACTTTAGTTTTTTGGATACCTCAGGGCAGCATATAAAGTTCGATTATGCTTTCATTACCATACACGGTACACCCGGAGAGAATGGGCTGTTACAAGGCTATCTGGATATGCTGGGTGTGCCTTATAATACGGGTGACGTGCTGGTAGAGTCGCTTACGTTCAATAAATTTGTTTGCAATAAATTCTTGAGTACTTTCCCCGGTATACGTGTGGCTCGTGCTTATCGTTTGGCCCATGGTGACACTATTCCCTCAACATCCGATATTGTATCTGATTTGGGGTTGCCTCTCTTTATAAAACCCAATGTGGGAGGATCCAGTGTAGCTACTACCAAAGTAAAGGATGAGGAGGGTATCATGCCTGCTATACAATCAGCTTTTGAAGAAGGGAATGAAGTGATGGTCGAATCTTTTATCAAAGGTACCGAGGTCACTTGCGGTTGTTATGCTCTTGGGGGGGAGATACATCCCTTACCTGTTACAGAAGTAGTAACGCACAATGAGTTCTTCGACTTTAATGCCAAGTACAATGGTCAAGTAGAGGAGATCACTCCTGCCCGCATTTCAGCCGAGCTTACTCAAAGCATACAGAGCCTCACGGCACAAATTTATCATCACTTGCGTACCAAAGGTATTATTCGTGTAGATTTTATCATCGAACCTGATGGTATACCTACACTACTTGAGGTCAATACCACCCCAGGTATGACACCTACAAGTTTTTTACCCCAGCAAGTTGTTGCTGCAGGTCTCGAAATGAAGACTTTATTGAGTGATATTATTATGGATCAAAAATAA
- a CDS encoding ABC transporter ATP-binding protein, which yields MIEVKALKKSFEDKDVLKGIDAVFETGKTNLIIGKSGAGKTVFLKSMIGLIIPTSGEILFDGRDIVGMGKSDLLMLRREMGMLFQGSALFDSMTVLENVMFPLEMFSDESQAKKRKRAYNYLERVGLEDAASKYPSEISGGMMKRTAIARAIALGPKYLFCDEPNSGLDPKTSLMIDELIHSITKEDNITTVINTHDMNSVHNIGDKIIYLRDGVKDWEGSSETLEKDGTEELKKFVNAGIDRN from the coding sequence ATGATAGAAGTAAAAGCGCTAAAAAAGAGTTTTGAGGACAAAGATGTTCTCAAAGGTATTGATGCTGTGTTTGAAACCGGCAAAACAAACTTGATTATAGGAAAGAGTGGTGCGGGCAAGACCGTATTCCTCAAGTCTATGATTGGGCTTATTATCCCTACTTCGGGAGAGATTCTTTTTGATGGAAGAGATATTGTGGGTATGGGGAAATCAGATTTGCTCATGTTGCGGCGAGAGATGGGTATGTTATTTCAAGGCTCGGCCTTGTTCGATAGCATGACTGTGCTGGAAAACGTGATGTTTCCTTTGGAAATGTTTTCCGACGAGTCTCAGGCAAAAAAACGTAAGCGAGCCTATAATTATCTTGAAAGAGTTGGTCTTGAAGATGCCGCTTCCAAATACCCCAGTGAAATAAGCGGAGGTATGATGAAGCGTACAGCTATAGCTCGTGCCATTGCTTTGGGGCCTAAATATTTGTTTTGCGATGAGCCTAATTCAGGGCTTGACCCCAAGACATCCCTGATGATAGACGAGCTGATACATTCTATCACCAAAGAAGATAACATCACTACGGTGATCAATACCCATGATATGAATTCCGTACACAATATCGGAGACAAGATCATCTATCTGAGAGATGGTGTCAAGGACTGGGAAGGCTCCAGCGAAACATTGGAAAAGGATGGGACGGAAGAGCTCAAGAAATTTGTCAATGCCGGCATTGATCGTAATTAA